The genomic stretch AAAACAGCCGATGACTGGAAGACGGCGCTGCTGCGAACTCATGACTTGGCGCTCGCGCTGGACCGCCGATGCGCCGATCTCCTGCGGCCAGCAGTGGCTCTTGCGCAACCACTCTACCGCTTCGATCCGCGCTAGCCCGGGCAGGAGCCGGCAATAAGGATCGACGCCGCCCGAGCGCCCTTTGAGAAAATGGACTTTTGGCCGGCAGGTATTTTGCGATAAATTTGCAACAATCTTGCCGCAAACCCTATTTTAACCATATCGGGTTGAAATTTCGCCACCTTCTCCATCTTGGTGGAGGGTGATATTGCGCGGACGGCATTCCCCCCAGCCGGATCCGACGGAGGTTGTAATGAATTTTTCGAAAAGCGGTCTGGTGGCCGTATCGCTGGCGGCGCTCGTTGCGAGCGGCTGCTCAACCTCACGCTTCTCGTCTATGGACGACCAGCAGCCGGCGCCGCTGCAGCCGGCGCCGGCTGGCCAGGTGACCGCCAACCAGCTGCCGCCACCGGCTTCGCCGGGCGCCACCGACCCGTCGAAGTTCCCAACCGCGCCGGCGAACACGCAGGTTGCATCCTTGCCGCCCGACGGCCAAGCGCCCGCCGGAGCTTCGGATCTCAGCGCGGCAAGCGTCGCCGGCGTCTGGAACGCCAGCGTGTCCGGCCAGAGCTGCAAGATCGCGACGCCGCAGACCAAGTTCGGCGCCGGCTTCCGCGCCGGGCCGCTGCATTGCCCCGCGCCGATCGACGGCATCAAGTCGTGGAACGTCGCCGGCAAGCAGCTGACGCTTTACGATGAGAATGGCGGCTCGCTGGCGCGGCTCTATTCCTCGGGCGGCTCGAAATTCGACGGCCAGACTTCCAACGGGCAGCCGATCTCGCTTACAAGGTAGGCCCGACTTCTCAATGCATATCGTCCAGAAGGTCCCCCTTTGGGACGGCGACATGCATAGAACAAACGACGTGACCGATGCATCTGCGTGACGGCCTCCAGACCCATGCGACCGTCAGGCAGCGCTACGACCATCTGGTGGAGACCGGCGCGATCGAACGCGATCCGGCGCAGGAACGCATCGCCGCGGCACTCGACCGGCTGACATCGGAAATCTCGGCAAAGCGGCTGGCGCACAAATCAAGTGCGCTGGGCTGGCTGTTCGCCCGCAAGCGCGAGACGCGGGACATCGTCAAGGGCCTCTACATCCATGGCGGTGTCGGCCGCGGCAAGACCATGCTGATGGACATGTTC from Mesorhizobium sp. 113-3-3 encodes the following:
- a CDS encoding protease inhibitor Inh/omp19 family protein, whose amino-acid sequence is MNFSKSGLVAVSLAALVASGCSTSRFSSMDDQQPAPLQPAPAGQVTANQLPPPASPGATDPSKFPTAPANTQVASLPPDGQAPAGASDLSAASVAGVWNASVSGQSCKIATPQTKFGAGFRAGPLHCPAPIDGIKSWNVAGKQLTLYDENGGSLARLYSSGGSKFDGQTSNGQPISLTR